The DNA window GTCATACTCATAATCGACGTCCTGTTCGCCAACCGGCAGCACCCATGGCAGCGGCGCGGCTGGCGTTAGCGCCTGCGACGTCAATTCCATCGCGACGGAGGGATTGAGGCGGACGATGCGCGCATCCGGCAGCCAGGCGCCGACCTCGCGCTCGAACTGTTGATAAGTGATCGGGAACAGCGCGTGGTTGTACCAGGACCATGGCTCCTGCACGAACTGGCAGGAACTGGGGACGACATAACGGGGCTTGAGTGCGCGCAGCTGCTCCGGCCATTCCTCGGGCAGCTCCGGCTGGACGCCCTCGGCGCGCGACGGCGCGATCACGTCGATCTCGCGCATGGTCTGGAAGGGCCACAGCACCATGTCCCACGGCGCGTAGGCTGTGAGCTGTTCCAGCGTCTCCGGGTCCATCCACGAATCGACGACGTTCAGCACATTCAATCCGCCGGCACGAATGTGGAACATCGAGTCGACATCGGCATCGAGCGCCCTGCGCGGAATGACCTCGATCGGGCCAACCAGCACCGGTGAATCGACCGCCAGCGCGCGCACGTCGGTGAAGCCCAACTCACGGATCATGGCGAACAGTTCGTCGAACAGGCAGTAAAGATAGATCGGCGTGGCGCGCGGCAGCAGGTCCAGGCTCTCCATCGAACAATGGTCGTCGTGGAAGTGGGAGATGAAGACCGCGTCCGGCGTCAGCGTCTTGATCTGTTCATGGTCGAAGCGCACGGCGGGAAAGGCGTGGCAGTTGCGGCTAAACGGGTTTTCGAAAATCGGATCGAACAGTATCTGCGTGCCTTCGTGCTCGAAGACATAACCCGCGTGGAGTATCCTGGAAATCTTCAGGGGCGACATGTGCAGACTCCAATCAAAATGTCGCGCTATCTTACCAGACATAAAAACGCAAAAGCCCGCAGCGCGGGGCTGCGGGCTTTTGCTGGAGTACCGGATTTATTTGCCGGTGGCGGCGATTGGCGTGGAGCTCGCTTTGGGAGCGGCTTTGTCGGCCTTGGGCTTGGCTGCGGCCGTTGCGCCCTCTTTCGACTTTCCGTTCACCTGCAGGCCGGCCTCGGACAGCTTGGCGGCGTTCTTGCCGCCGACGCCTTTGACGCGCTGTTCAAAGTCGGCCCAGTCCTTGAACTCGCCTTTTTTTCGTTCTTCGAGGATCGCGGTGGATTTGGCGGGGCCGATGCCCTTGATCGAATCGAGCGCGGCTGCGTCTGCTTTGTTGACATCGACTTGTGCGAACGCGAAGCTCATTGTGGCGGCCAGCGTGGCAATACCCAGCATTAGTTTTTTGAACATGTCTGTCTCCGTGGTTGGTGTCGAGCAAGGGCGAAAATCGCACCTTGAATACCCTTAACGGGTGGGGACCCCAACGTGGTTGACGCTGCCGGTATGAGGTAGATCAAACTCTGACAGGGAGACACGTAGGGCGGATTAGCGTAGCGTAATCGGCCATGCATGCGTTGCGGTGACGCATGCATGGCCGATTACGGCGTTCCGCCTAATCCGCCCTACGTTTACGTGTATCCGTCGTTTAGCCCACCGCGTCGAACAACTCTTCGCGCGTGACTGTTGCCGTGCCGAGCTTGCCTACAACAATGCCGCCGGCGCGGTTGGCCGTCTGCACCGCTTCGTTCCATCCCGCGCCCGCGCCCAGCATGCACGCCATCGTGGCGATGACGGTGTCGCCCGCGCCCGAGACGTCGAACACTTCGCGCGCCTGCGCCGGCATGTGGAACTGGTCGTTCTCGGTGTACAAGGT is part of the Oxalobacteraceae bacterium OTU3CAMAD1 genome and encodes:
- a CDS encoding MBL fold metallo-hydrolase; this encodes MSPLKISRILHAGYVFEHEGTQILFDPIFENPFSRNCHAFPAVRFDHEQIKTLTPDAVFISHFHDDHCSMESLDLLPRATPIYLYCLFDELFAMIRELGFTDVRALAVDSPVLVGPIEVIPRRALDADVDSMFHIRAGGLNVLNVVDSWMDPETLEQLTAYAPWDMVLWPFQTMREIDVIAPSRAEGVQPELPEEWPEQLRALKPRYVVPSSCQFVQEPWSWYNHALFPITYQQFEREVGAWLPDARIVRLNPSVAMELTSQALTPAAPLPWVLPVGEQDVDYEYDAGITPPPTSDIAGHFAPLTESQTSLVLDYCGAGLLGKYREMELPPDSYFETQCVWQLSVYDHAGGVRQYRYRIQGDSIAAAGDEEAPSWLTEIPIAKLYAGLALGESLTSMYMRISGAPADADIVDDPLIRCLFNDAFGAYQAAQLRRLKEARLAS
- a CDS encoding helix-hairpin-helix domain-containing protein; protein product: MFKKLMLGIATLAATMSFAFAQVDVNKADAAALDSIKGIGPAKSTAILEERKKGEFKDWADFEQRVKGVGGKNAAKLSEAGLQVNGKSKEGATAAAKPKADKAAPKASSTPIAATGK